The Corynebacterium halotolerans YIM 70093 = DSM 44683 region AGATCGACGGTGAGCTCATGCTGGCCTACTACGACAACTACTTCCCCGTCGCGGACGGCACCGCGGAGGGTCTCGACGACGACGTGCAGGCGGTCTACGACCGGCAGCACTACCGTCTGATGTTCTGGCGCGACGGTGTGATCTCCTACCGCCGCTTCTTCTCCGTCAACGGCCTGGCCGGCATCAGCCAGGAAGATCCGCTGGTCTTCGAGCACACCCACCGCATCCTGCGGCAGCTGATCGGCGAGGATCTGATCGACGGCATCCGGGTGGATCATCCGGACGGCCTGAGCGACCCCTTCGGCTACCTGACCCGGCTGCGGGATCTGGTGGGCCCCGACCGGTGGTTGGTCATCGAGAAGATCCTCGAGGTCGACGAGGTGCTCGACCCCCGCCTGGCCGTCGACGGCACCACCGGCTACGACGCCCTACGCGAGCTCGACGGCGCGTTCGTCTCCCGCGGCGCGGAGGACCAGCTCTCGATGCTTGCGCTCCAGCAGTCGGGCTCCACCTGGGACGAGGCGGCGATCGACGCCGCGAAGCAGCAGCTCAAGCGTGAGGTCGCCGAATCGGAGCTGGCCGCCGAGATCCGGCGGCTGGCACGGGCCATCCGGCGCGACAACTTCTCCACCGCTGGCTCCACCGTCTCCGAGGACGATCTGATCACCACCATCGTCGAATTGGTCGCGGCGATGCCGGTCTACCGGGCGGACTACCTGTCGCTGTCGCGCGTGACCGCCACGGTGGTGGCCGAGATGTCGCGCCGGTTCCCCTCGCGCCGCCGGCCGCTGGATCTGATCGCGGCGGCGCTCAACGCCAACGGTGAGGCCAAGATCCGCTTCGCCCAGGTCTGTGGCGCGGTCATGGCCAAGGGCGTGGAGGACACCACCTACTACCGCGCGTGCCGGCTGGTCGCCCTCCAGGAGGTCGGCGGCGCACCGGGCCGCTTCGGGGTCTCGGCCGCCGAGTTCCACCTGCTCCAACAGGAGCGCGCCCGGCTGTGGCCGAAGGCGATGACCACGCTGATGACGCACGACACCAAGCGCGGTGAGGACGTCCGTGCCCGGATCATCGAGCTGACGGAGCGTCCCAGCGAGTTCACCGAGTTCGTCCGCCGGGTCACGGCCGTGGTCCCCGCCCCGGATCACGGCACCGGCCACTTCCTGCTGCAGAACCTGCTGGGCATCTGGCCGGCCGACGGGCAGATCACCGAGTCGCTGCGGGAGCGGTTCCGCGCCTACGCCCTCAAGGCCATCCGTGAGGCCGGGGTGCACACCAGCTGGGTGGACCGCGTCGACTCCTTCGAGAACGCCGTGATGGACTGGGTGGACGTGCTCTTCGACGGCCCCGTCACCTCGGTGATCACCGATTTCGTCGGCCCGCTGCACCGCGTGGCGGTCCAGGTCGCGCTCGGCCGCAAACTGCTGCAGATCACCGGGCCGGGCATCCCGGACACCTACCAGGGCACGGAGTTCTTCGACGACTCCCTCGTCGACCCCGACAACCGCCGCTTCGTCGACTACACTGCGCGCCAGCAGGTGCTCGAGATGGTCGACGAGGGCGTGGACTGGGCGGACCTGGCGGCGCAGGCGCGTGCGGAGGACGAGTCCCACTGCGTGTACCCGCACCTGGACGACTACGCCGACCGCGCCAAGCTGCACGTCCTCCACCAGGGGCTCAGGGTGCGCCAGGAGTTCCCGGATTTCTTCGTCGGCGGCGACCACCAGGCCGTCTTCGCCGTCGGCCCCTCCGAATCCCACCTGATCGGTCTGGCCCGCGGCGCCGGGGAGACCCCGGGGGCCACGGATCTCGGCGTGATCGCCCTGGCCACCCGCCGGCCGGTGCGCCTGGAGGAGCGCGGCGGCTGGGCGGACACCACCGTCACGCTGCCCGAGGGCGAGTGGGAGGACCGACTGACCGGCCGCACCTACTCCGGGAAGGTGCCGCTGGCCGAGGTCATGGACATCTTCCCCACCGCCCTGCTCGTCTCCACGCACCTGAACTGAGGTTCCCGCCCCACCATGGCCGACAACCGCATCGCCCGCCTCGGTAACGCCTACCACGACTGGGTACGCGTCCACCCGCACGCCGCGGACGAGTTCCGCGACGCCGTGGAGGATCTGCTCACCGATGCCGGCGTGACCTTCGACCGTGTGACCGCGCGGGTGAAGGACTGGTCGTCCTTCAAGGCGAAGGCCCGCAAGCGTCGTGAGGACGGCTCCTGGCTCTACCCGGATCCGTGGACGGACGTCCACGACATCGTGGGCGTGCGGGTGACCACCTTCCACTCGACGGAGATTCCGGCGGCCCTGGCGGTGCTGCGGGAGTCCTTCACCGTGCGGCGCTCGGTGAACAAGACCGCCGAGACGCGGGTCGCGGGTGGCTTCGGCTACGGGTCCCACCACCTGGTGCTGGAGGTCCCGGCGTCCGTCGAGGACCTGGCCGACTACGAGGGCCTGGCCTTCGAGGTGCAGCTGCGCACGGTGCTGCAGCACGCGTGGGCCGAGTTCGAGCACGACATCCGCTATAAACGCGGCTCCCCGGTCATGGATCCGCAGGTGGACCGCGCATTCACGCTGGCGGCCGGGCTGATCGAGCTGGCGGACCAGCAGTTCGACCAGATCGCCGCCCTCCAGCAGTCCGGCAACTCCCCGGACGAGGACGTCGATCTGAGCGCCGAGACCCTGCCCGGTGTGCTCGCGGTGCTGCTGGGCAACCGTTTCCCCCGGTCACGCTCGGAGCACTACCGCTGGTTGGAGGAGCTGCTGATGGCCAACGGCATCACGACGGTCGCCGAGCTCGACGAGCTGCTCAACGACGCCGACATCGACGCGGTGCATGCGGCCATCAACTACCGCTTCCGCCCTGGCCAGGTCCGGCTCATCGACGATCTGCTGCTGCGCCGCTTCGGCCAGGCGCACATCGACCGTACCGGAGCAACCGGCACGCGCGCCGGGCAACGGCCCCAGCGACTTTCTTCCCGGCTCCGACTGATGCGGGACGCCCACATCACCGAAGACACGAAGTAACCTGTAGGGTGTCACATCATCGACCATTCAGGAGTACATCCATGGGTTCCTCCATCCGAGAAGACTTTCCCCTGCTCGCCGACTTCATCCACGTGTGGGCGCTGTCCATCGCAGACTTCTTCCGTCCGATGGGCATCGATTTCCCGCCGGCTGACTGGGGCCTTTTCTGACCTCCGCCGCTCCTGAAGCAGCGCCGCCGTCCGGAATACCCCGGACGGCGGCGTCGCTGTTTGTTGACGTATCCTCTTTCTAATCGCACCTCACAGACCGGGAGCCTCCATGACCACCAGACGCATCCAGTTCGGCCTCGACACCTTCGGCGACGTCACCAGGACACCGGATAACAAACCCCTGCCCTTCGACCAGGTCATCCGCAACATCGTGGCCGAGGGTGAGCTGGCCGACCGGGTCGGCGTCGACGTCTTCGGCGTCGGCGAGCACCACCGCGACGACTACGCCGTCTCCGCCCCGGACATCGTGCTCACCGCCATCGCCGCACGCACCACCGACATCCGCCTGACCACCTCTGTCATCGTGCTCTCCTCCGATGATCCGGTCCGCGTCTTCGAGCGCTTCTCCACTTTGCAGGCGATCTCCGACGGCCGCGCGGAGATGACGCTGGGCCGTGGCTCCTTCATCGAGTCCTTCCCGCTGTTCGGCTACGACCTGCAGGATTATGAGGTGCTTTTCGAGGAGAAGCTCGACCTGATGCGCACCATCCTCGACGCCGATCGGGCCGGCGGGCCCGTCACCTGGTCCGGCACCACCCGGGCAGGGCTGGATGGCCACCGGCTCTTCCCTCCGACCTCGAAGCCGCTGTCCGCGTGGGTGGCCGTGGGCGGCTCACCGGAGTCCGTGGTGCGCGCCGCCCGCCACCGCATGCCGCTGATGCTCGCGATCATCGGTGGGGCCGCGCGCCGTTTCCGGCCCTTCGTAGATCTGTACAAGCGCGCCAACGATGAACTCGGGCAGCCGCAGCCGCCGATCGGCATCCACTCCCCGGGTCTGATCGCGGAGACCGACGAGCAGGCCCAGGAGCGCCTCTACTTCCACTGGATGGCCATGCAGCGCCGGATCGGTGCAGAGCGGGGCTGGCCGGCGCCCACGAAAGACCAGTTCACCCGGGAGATCAACCACGGTTCGCTCTACGTCGGTTCCCCCGACACCATCGCGGCAAAGATCGCCGACACGGTCACCGCCCTCGACCTGGACCGCTTCACCCTCAAGTACTCCAACGGCCCGGTCCCTCACGAGCACGCCATGGACACCATCCGCCTCTACGGCGAGGAGGTCATCCCGCGGGTGCGGCGCATCCTCGCCGGCAGGCAGGGGTAGGGGCGGCGTCGGCAAGCATGCCGGCAGCCGGAACCTACCCGTGCCCCCGCAGCTGGTCGAGCTGGCGGCGCTCCCGCTTGGTGGGCCGACCCGCACCCCGGTCGCGTTTCGGCACGGAGGCCATGACCTCCTTCGGCGGAGGCGGCGGGGAATGGTCGGTGTAGCAGGCCCGCGCCACGGGCGCGCCGACGCGCTTGCGCACGGTGGCGAGCACCTCGAGGTCGAACTCGCGATGGTCCTTCCACACCCGCACCCGGTCGCCGGGGACCACCTGCTGGGCGGGTTTGACCGCGACACCGTTGAGCTTGACGTGGCCCGCGCGCACGGCGGTCGCGGCGTCGCCACGCGTCTTGAAGATACGCACCGCCCACACCCAGACGTCGATGCGGACAGGAGTGCCGTCCGGTGCCGTCATCGTCAGTGGTTGTCCCGCTGGTTGACCACCTGCTGAATCTTCCGCCAGTTGTAGACGCCGCCGACGACCGCGACAACGAGGCCCAGGATCAGCCAGAAGGTGCTGTTGGCGAGCAGGAACGCCAGCACGAGACCACCGCCGACACCGCCGCCGACGCTGATCGCCGCGTTGCGGGAGTACTTGCGCACGGCCGTCTTGCGGGCCTCGATGGAGTTGCGGGGTCGATTCTGCATCGTCATGGGCCCAATCATAGCCGCTGCCCCCTGCCCCGGAAATCAGGCCTTTCCCTGATTTTTCAGGGCTCCACCCACGCCTGGCCGGCCTCGCGCGGGGCGACCTCCCCGGCGGTCAGGGCCGCGAGCGTCGACTCCAGTTCGCCGAACTCACCGGGGTCGACGCCCAGGGTGTAGGTCACGGCCGCGCCGTACTCGACGTCCGTGACCTCGACGCCACGGGCGCGCAGTTCGGACTCCAACCGGCCGGCCTCGGCGTGCGGGAACTCCACCGTGTACAGCTCCCGGATGGCGCGGGTGACCTGGCTGACCTGGGGCAGGGCGTCGCCGACGGAGTTGGAGTAGGCGTGGACCAGTCCCCCGGCGCCGAGCTTGATGCCCCCGAAGTAGCGCACCACCACCGCCGCGACGTCGAGCATCCCGGAACCCTTGAGCTGCTCGAGCATCGGCCTGCCGGCCGTGCCGGAGGGCTCGCCGTCGTCGGAGGAACGCTCGACGGGGTTCGCGCCGTCGACGTGGAGGATGAAGGCGCTGCAGTGGTGGCGGGCGTCCGGGTACTGCGCGCGGGCCTCGTGGATGAAGTCGCGGGCCTGTTCCTCCGTCCGCACGCGCCGGATGAGCGTGATGAATCGTGACCGCTTGATCTCCCACTCATGGGTCCAGGTGACATCGGGGGCGGGAAGGCGGTACATGGGCTCGCATCTTACCTGGCAGCCCGGCGGCGGATTCCCTAGCCTGGTGGCCATGACCGCCGACAAGCCCTTCACCGTGTGGGCCCCGCACGCCCAGGACGTCCGACTCCACCTCGATGGTGAGACCCACCCCATGAGCCGCGGCGACGGCGGCTGGTGGGTCTCCGACCAGCTCCGCAGCCCCGGCCAGCGCTACGGCTACGAACTCTTCGACGGCGAGGAGTGGTCGAAGACGCTGCCCGACCCACGCACCACCCACCAACCCGACGGCCCGCACGGGTTGTCCGAGGTCACGGACCCGCGCTTCGACTGGTCCGATGACGCCTGGACCGGCCGCGCCCTGCCCGGCCAGGTGCTCTACGAGCTGCACATCGGCACCTTCACCCCCGCCGGCACTTTCACCGACGCGATCGAAAAACTCAGTTACCTGCGCGATCTGGGTGTCACCGCCATCGAGATCATGCCCGTCCAGCCCTTCGGCGGCGAGCGCAACTGGGGCTACGACGGCGTCGAGTGGCACGCCGTCCAGCACTCCTACGGCGGCCCCGAGGGTCTGAAGCAGCTTGTCGACGCCGCGCACAACGCCGGCCTGGCCGTCATCCTCGACGTGGTCTACAACCACTTCGGGCCCGACGGCAACTACAACGGCCAGTTCGGCCCCTACACCGTCCCGGGCAACACCGGCTGGGGCGACGCCGTCAACATCTCCGGGGAGAACTCCGATGAGGTGCGTGCCTACATCCTCGACTCCGTGCGCCTGTGGTTCGAGCAGTTCCACATCGACGGGCTGCGTCTCGACGCCGTGCACGCCTACGACGACCGCGGCGCGTACTCGATCATGGAGCAGATGCAGGCCATCGCCGACGAGGTCACCGCCCGCACCGGGGTGCCCCGCAGCCTCATCGCCGAGTCCGACATGAACGATCCGCGTCTGATCACCGGGCCGGAGGCCGGCGGCTACGGGCTGGCCGGCCAGTGGGTCGACGACATCCACCACGCCCTGCACACGCTGGTCTCGGGTGAGAACCACGCCTACTACGAGGACTTCGGGTCCATGGCCGCGCTGGAGAAGACGCTGCGGGAGGCCTACTACTTCACCGGCGGCTACTCCAGCTACCGTGGCCGCAACCACGGCCGCCCGCTGAACACCCGGGAGATTCCCGCCCACCGACTGGTCACCTACACCACCACTCACGACCAGGTGGGCAACCGGGCCGGCGGCGACCGGCCGTCGATGAACCTCACACCGGCCCAGCAGGTACTCAAGGCGGCGGTGATCTACTCCTCCCCCTACACCCCGATGATGTTCATGGGCGAGGAGTTCGGCGCGAAGACCCCCTTCGCGTTCTTCGTCTCCCACACCGACGAAGAACTCAACCGCCTGACCTCCGAGGGTCGCGCGCGCGAGTTCTCCCGGGCCGGTTGGAACCACGCCGAGGTCCCCGACCCCGCGGATCCGGCCACCTTCGAGGCCTCGAAGCTGGACTGGGACCTCGACGACGGACAGCAGGAGATCCTCGAGGCCTACCGCACGCTCCTGCGCCTGCGCCGCGAGCTCGGTCTGGCGCGTCCGGACCTGTCGCAGCTGATCGTGGAGACCGGCGGCGAGGACGACCGCTGGCTGGCCATGGGGCACGAGGACGTCATGCTGCTGGCGAACCTCTCGGGCCGGGCGGTGACCGCGCCCTACGGGGGGGAGCTGATCTACAGCTTCACGTCCCCGGAGGTCGGTGCGGAGGAGACTGCGCTGGGGCCGTGGGAGTTCGCCCTGATCAGACGCTGATGTGATGGCTCTGTCGAGTGCGCAGCTGCGCACTGATCACGTAGCGTGAACAGCATGACGGACGCTCTTCCCGGCGCCGACGACTATTGGAGCCAGTTGATCACGGACCGTGGCGTCGGCCGAGGCGGCTACAGCATCTTCGGCGACATCCTGGGGCGACCGATCGTCCGTCGGTTTGAGACAATCCACTCGACCGGGGACTCGAATCCCTGATCGGCGCCTCCCAGATCATCGATCTGACTGTCCTCGGGCGTACTCTGCTCAACGGCCTCGATGGGGTGAAGACCCGGTGGTTCCTCATGGAGGTCTCCCCCATCTACAACACTTGGAACGTCGAGTACGAAGGTGGATCTTCCGATACCAACCCCGGCCGGGCCGGCATCATGAGAGGCTCAGAACGCTTAGCCGGACCGATACCACGGGGGCACCTGCGTCTCTACTACGATCAGCTGCCCACCTGGGGAGGGATACGGCACGGTCCCGAGGATCTCATCCCTGGACCAGTGGACGTTCTATGGCAGGAGACCACGCCGGTCACGCATGTCGAGCTGCAGTGGCGTCAGTCAGAAGCACCCGGAGACCTTGCCCGTATCGAACTGGCCTGCCCGACTGACCTGGACTTCGAAGGCACCGCGATCTTCGACCTGCGTCGCCGGATGTGTCTGTTCCATGAGCTTCACCACCGAGGTGAAATTGACTTCCGGATACTCGTCGACGCGGTCCGCCAGGATCAGCAAGCCGCCTGGGTGCCGTTGACTGAAGTGGGCACGATCGGGATGGAAGCGCTGGCTCTCGAGTATCCTTATGGCGAATTCAGTTTCAACGGTCAGTAACGAAGAGGGACACAGCGATGCTGACGAAAGTACCGGTCGACGGAGGCCATCTCGACGTCCATTCGACAGGGTCCGGCCCTGGGCTGGTCCTGGTCCATGGTTCCGCCGTCCGGGCCTCCGACTACGCTCGGCTGGTCCAGAACCTGTCCACACACTTCACCGTGCACACCTATGACCGGCGCGGGAGGGGCACCGCGCTTCCCGCCGCTGACCCGTACTCGGTCACCGGTGAGGTCGACGATCTGGCGGCCGTCCTGAGCGCCTGCTCCGCACCGCATGTCTTCGGCCACAGCTACGGCGGCTATGTTGCACTCCGTGCCGCCCTGACCGTCCCCGTCGCCAGACTGGCGGTGTACGACCCCGCCGTCTCCGTCAATGGCGGGTTCCCCACCACCTTCATCGAGCCGTTCGCCACCGCTGTGGCGGGCGGAGACAATGCCCGCGCATTCGCCCTCCTTGGCTCGGGGCTCGGCACCGCCGGAGTTCTGGCGAACCTCCCCGAGAACCTGCAGACCCGTCTCGGTGCGGCCTTTCTCCGGACACCGATCGGCCGGGAATGGCTCAAGGTCCTCCCCACCGTCGTGTCCGAAACCCGCGCCGTGCGCGACGGTGACTGTCCGGCAGCCGACTACTCGGGGATTGACGCCACCGTGCTGTTGTTGGCGGGCAGCCGCAGCCCGGCGTATTTCTCCCGGACGTGTGAGGAGCTCGTCGACGTCATCCCCGACGCCCGTCGGGTGGCGGTGCCCCGTTCCGGGCACGATGCCCCGAACCGGGGAAGCCGGCGCCTGGTCAAGGAGCTGGAGAGGTTCTTTCTCATGTAGGTGCCCCAGGCTCCCGCCGGGCCGCTTCACGGCGCTGTACGACGCGAGCCACGGGAACGGAGCTAGATGCTGGCGGAGACCAGATAGTCGTACTCCGGCGTGCCCGGCTTGAGGTGCCGGCAGTCGATCTTGGAGTCCTCCATCCGGTCCAGCAGCGGGTCGAGGTCGCTGGCCCGGCCGAGCTCGAGTCCGACCATGGCGGTGCCGGTCTCCCGGTTGTTGCGCTTGAGGTACTCGAAGTAGGTGATGTCGTCGTCGGGGCCGAGGATGTCGTTGAGGAAGTGGCGCAGCTGGCCCGGTTCCTGTGGGAAGTTGACCAGGAAGTAGTGCTTCAGGCCGCGATGGACCAGGGAGCGCTCCATGATCTCCGCGTAGCGCAGGACGTCGTTGTTGCCGCCGGAGACGATGCACACGACGACCGAGCCGGGTGTCAGGTTCATCTCCTGCAGGGCGGTGACCGACAGTGCGCCGGCGGGTTCGGCGATGATGCCCTCGTTCTGGTAGAGCTCGAGCATCTCGGTACACACGGCGCCCTCGGAGACGTCCATGATGTGCAGGCGCCCGAGGTTGTGCTCGACGATCTGGAAGTTGAGCTCGCCGGTGCGCTTGACCGACGCCCCGTCAACGAACGGATCGACGGATTCGAGGGTGACGGGGCCGTCGTTGACGATGGCGGCCTGCAGGGAGGCCGCGCCGCGCGGCTCGACGCCGACGATCGCGGTGCGCGGCGCCATGTCCGCGAGGTAGCTGGTCACGCCGGAGAGCAGGCCAGCGCCGCCGACGGGCACGAGGACGGTGTCCAGCGCCTTGCCCAGGGCGGTGAGCTGGGAGAGGATCTCCGCGGCGACGGTGCCCTGGCCGATGACGGTGTTGCGGGCGTCGAAGGGTTCGACGACCGTGGCGCCCCGCTCGGCGGCGTCGGCCCGTGCGGCGGCGGCCGCCTCGTCGAAGTTGCTGCCGGTGACCACGAGCTCGACCATATCGCCGCCGTGGACCATGATACGGTCGCGCTTCTGCTTCGGGGTCTGGCTGGGCACGAAGATCTTGCCCTTGATGCCCATCGTGCGGCAGGCGTAGGCCACCCCCTGTGCATGATTGCCCGCCGAGGCGGCGACGATGCCGGCGGCGCGCTCCTCCGCGGAGAGCTGGGAGACGGAGTAATAGGCGCCGCGGATCTTGTAGGAGCGCACGTCCTGCAGATCCTCGCGCTTGAGGTAGACCTCGGTGCCGGTCTGCTGGGACAGTCGCGGGCAGTACTGCAGCGGGGTGGGTGCGATCACGGCGGAAATGTGTGCCTGCGCCAGCTGAATGTCCGAGGCACGGATCGGCTCGAAGGCGGGGCGGGCAGGGTTGTCTGGGGCGACGTCGACAGCGCCACCGGCTCGTGTCTCACTCATGTCGCACAAGTCTAGTCCTGTGCCCGCCGCCTCCCTGCGACGTGGGCGAGTTCACACAGTATTCACCGGTCGGACACGCGACAGTGGCGCAGAAGTCCCGTTCCCCTCACCTACCTGAGCGACTCTGTCAGACGGCCTCCAATCTGTTCACACATCTTTTTCAGGAGAACTTCATCGTGTCTGCCCGCCGTAGCGCCCGTTACGCCACCGCCCTCTGCGCGGCCGTCGCCACCAGCCTGACGCTGGCCGCCCCGGCCCACGCCATCGTCGTCGACGAGCCGGTCGTCGACGCCGCCCCCGGCGCCGCCATCTCCCTGACCCCGATCGGCTCGCACGACACCGGCCGGTTCGACGAATCCGCGGCCGAGATCGTGGCCCACCACCCCGGGACCCAGCAGCTGCTGGTGGTCAACGCGCTCTCGGGCAATATCGACCTGCTCGACATCTCCGACCCGGCGAACCCGGTTCCGGCGGGCGTCATCGAGTCCGGTGAGGGCAACAGCATCAACTCCGTTGCCGTGCGCCCGGACGGACTGGCCGTGGCCAACGTCGAGCCGGCGGACAAGACCGCCGAGGGATCCATGCTCTTCTTCGACGCCGGCACCGGCGAGGAGCTCGGCCGTGTCATGCTCGGCGGCGCGCTGCCGGACATGGTCGGCATCAGCGCCGACGGCCGCTTCGCCTTCTCCGCCAACGAGGGTGAGCCGGCCGAGGACTACACCTACGACCCGGAGGGTTCGGTCTCCGTGGTCACCCTGCCCGCACCCGGCACGGTCGAGGCCCCCACCCAGGCAGATGTCCGCGTGGCCGACTTCCGGGCCTGGAACGCCGCCGGCCCGAACACCCTGCCCGGGGACGTGCGCATCTTCGGTCAGGTCGGCGACTCCACCACTATCGCCCAGAACCTGGAGCCGGAGTACATCACCGAGGCCGACGGCAAGGCGTACGTCACCCTGCAGGAGAACAACGCCGTCGCCGTGATCGACCTGGCCGCCGCCGAGGTCGAGGACATCTGGCCGATCGGCTTCGTCGACCATCGGGATGTCCCGCTGGACGCCTCCGACCGGGACGGGGCCGTCAACATCGCCAACTGGCCGGTGCAGGGCATGCCACTGCCGGACGCCATCGGGTCCTACCAGGCGAACGGTGCGACCTACCTGGTCACGGCGAACGAGGGCGACGCCCGCGACTGGGACGCCTACTCCGAGGAGGCCCGCATCAAGGATCTGGGGGATCCGGAGGAGGGGCTTCCGCCGATCTGCGAGGATTTCGCACAGGACGCCGGCATGAGCGTCGAGGAGCTGCAGGCCGACGAGAACCTCGGCCGGCTGAACATCACCACCTCACTGGGCCTCGGTGACGGGCGCGGCTGCTTCACCGAGCTGTACTCCTACGGTTCCCGCGGCTTCTCCATCTTCGACGTCAACGGCAACGAGGTCTTCACCTCCGGCGACGACTTCGAGCAGAAGCTGGCCGAGCTGCACGAGCGCGGTGAGCTGATCTTCAACGCCAGCCACGACGAGGCCTGGTTCGACAACCGCTCGGACAACAAGGGGCCGGAGCCGGAGGGCCTGGCCCTGGGCGAGATCGACGGCCGCACCTACGCGTTCATCGGTCTTGAGCGCATCGGCGGTATCTTCGTCTACGACATCACCGATCCGGCCGCGGCCGAGTACGTCTCCTACGTCAACAACCGCGACTTCGCGGTCAGCGCCCTCGCCGAGGAGACCGAGGAGCTGAACGCCGACTGGGCCGACGGTGGCGACTTGGGCCCGGAGGGACTGGCCTTCATCCCCGCCGCCGACTCCCCCACCGGCCGCGACCTGCTCGCCGTGGGCAACGAGGTCTCCGGTTCCACCACCATCTTCGAGATCGAGGTCGAGGGTGACGACGGGGGTGCCGGCGCACCGGACGACGGCTCCGCGGAGGGCTCGTCCGCCGGTTCCTCCCTCGGCGTTCTCGGGGCTCTGGCCGGCCTCGCCGCGGTGGTGGGTGCCGTGTTCGCCGCGATCCCCAACGCCCTCCCCCGGCTTCAGGCGGAGCTCCAGCAGCTCCTGCGTTTCTGACCGGCGCCCCTGGAAGGGGTTGGCCTGCTAGATTCAGTACCGAACTTTTCGCCACACAAGGAGTAAGCCTGTGAATCGTCGTCGCATCTCTGTCGCGCTGGTCGCGGTCACCGCCTCCGCGCTGGCCCTGGTGACCCCGGCACAGGCCCAGGACCCGACCCCCACCCCGGTCCCGGGCCAGCAGGAGAGCCCCGTGCCGGAGCCCCCGGACGAGGAGCCGACCGAACCGGCCCCGACCGCTCCGACCGACGCGGACGAGGCACCGGCGGAGAACGAGGGTTCCTCCTTCATGGGACCCGATGAGCTCCTCCGCTCGATCCTGGGTGGGCACGGCAGTTCCGGTGCACCGGAGGACCGGGAGCCGGACAACGGCGAGGACGAGGACGACGACGAGATCGAGCTGCCCGAGTGGGCCGCCTCAGCCGAGACACCGCTGACCATCCTCGGCATGGTTCTCTCGGTCGGTGCCGCGGTCGCCCAGGCGGCCGTTGTCCTCCTCCCGCTCATGCCGGGCGGCGTGGACATGCTGCGCGACACCCTCCGGGACTTCGGTATCCCCCTCCCCTCGGACAACGCCTGATCCCGTCTCCCCCGGAGACACCGAACGGGGCGCGCGGTCTGTGACCGCGGGCCCCGCTTTTTCGCGGTGACGCCCCCATCCGCTTGCCGACGCCCGCCCCACGCGGGCGTCGGCAAGCGTCCGGTTAGAACAGCTCGGCGGAGGCGATGCGCGCGCCCTCGACGAGGGACTCGAGCTTCGCCCAGGCGATCTGGTGGTGCAGGCGGCCACCCAGGCCGCAGTCGGTGGAGGCGACGACGTTCTCCGGTCCGACGACCTCGGCGAACTTCAGGATGCGGTCGGCGACCAGGCGCGGGTGCTCGACGGCGTTGGTGTTGTGGGAGACCACGCCCGGGTAGATGAGGGAACCCTCGGGCAGCTGGTGATCCTGCCAGACCCGCCACTCGTGGGCGTGGCGCGGGGAGGAACCCTCGAAGGAGAAGCCGCCGACCTCGGCGCGCAGGATCTCCTCGATGATGTCGCCGAAGGGCACGTCGGTGACGTGGGGGCCGTGCCAGGAGCCCCAGCAGATGTGCAGGCGGGTCTGCTCCTTGGGCAGTCCCTGCAGGGCGTCGTTGATGGCGTCGATGCGCAGGCGCAGCCAGGCGCGGTAATCCTCGATCGAGGGCTCGGGGTTGATCTGGTCCCAGGACTCCGCGAGATCCGGGGCGTCGAGCTGGACGGTCAGGCCGGCGTCGGTGATGGCCTTGTACTCCTGCGACATGGCGGCCGCGCAGGCCTGCACGACCTCTTCG contains the following coding sequences:
- the treZ gene encoding malto-oligosyltrehalose trehalohydrolase is translated as MTADKPFTVWAPHAQDVRLHLDGETHPMSRGDGGWWVSDQLRSPGQRYGYELFDGEEWSKTLPDPRTTHQPDGPHGLSEVTDPRFDWSDDAWTGRALPGQVLYELHIGTFTPAGTFTDAIEKLSYLRDLGVTAIEIMPVQPFGGERNWGYDGVEWHAVQHSYGGPEGLKQLVDAAHNAGLAVILDVVYNHFGPDGNYNGQFGPYTVPGNTGWGDAVNISGENSDEVRAYILDSVRLWFEQFHIDGLRLDAVHAYDDRGAYSIMEQMQAIADEVTARTGVPRSLIAESDMNDPRLITGPEAGGYGLAGQWVDDIHHALHTLVSGENHAYYEDFGSMAALEKTLREAYYFTGGYSSYRGRNHGRPLNTREIPAHRLVTYTTTHDQVGNRAGGDRPSMNLTPAQQVLKAAVIYSSPYTPMMFMGEEFGAKTPFAFFVSHTDEELNRLTSEGRAREFSRAGWNHAEVPDPADPATFEASKLDWDLDDGQQEILEAYRTLLRLRRELGLARPDLSQLIVETGGEDDRWLAMGHEDVMLLANLSGRAVTAPYGGELIYSFTSPEVGAEETALGPWEFALIRR
- a CDS encoding alpha/beta fold hydrolase; its protein translation is MLTKVPVDGGHLDVHSTGSGPGLVLVHGSAVRASDYARLVQNLSTHFTVHTYDRRGRGTALPAADPYSVTGEVDDLAAVLSACSAPHVFGHSYGGYVALRAALTVPVARLAVYDPAVSVNGGFPTTFIEPFATAVAGGDNARAFALLGSGLGTAGVLANLPENLQTRLGAAFLRTPIGREWLKVLPTVVSETRAVRDGDCPAADYSGIDATVLLLAGSRSPAYFSRTCEELVDVIPDARRVAVPRSGHDAPNRGSRRLVKELERFFLM
- the ilvA gene encoding threonine ammonia-lyase IlvA; protein product: MSETRAGGAVDVAPDNPARPAFEPIRASDIQLAQAHISAVIAPTPLQYCPRLSQQTGTEVYLKREDLQDVRSYKIRGAYYSVSQLSAEERAAGIVAASAGNHAQGVAYACRTMGIKGKIFVPSQTPKQKRDRIMVHGGDMVELVVTGSNFDEAAAAARADAAERGATVVEPFDARNTVIGQGTVAAEILSQLTALGKALDTVLVPVGGAGLLSGVTSYLADMAPRTAIVGVEPRGAASLQAAIVNDGPVTLESVDPFVDGASVKRTGELNFQIVEHNLGRLHIMDVSEGAVCTEMLELYQNEGIIAEPAGALSVTALQEMNLTPGSVVVCIVSGGNNDVLRYAEIMERSLVHRGLKHYFLVNFPQEPGQLRHFLNDILGPDDDITYFEYLKRNNRETGTAMVGLELGRASDLDPLLDRMEDSKIDCRHLKPGTPEYDYLVSASI
- a CDS encoding choice-of-anchor I family protein — its product is MSARRSARYATALCAAVATSLTLAAPAHAIVVDEPVVDAAPGAAISLTPIGSHDTGRFDESAAEIVAHHPGTQQLLVVNALSGNIDLLDISDPANPVPAGVIESGEGNSINSVAVRPDGLAVANVEPADKTAEGSMLFFDAGTGEELGRVMLGGALPDMVGISADGRFAFSANEGEPAEDYTYDPEGSVSVVTLPAPGTVEAPTQADVRVADFRAWNAAGPNTLPGDVRIFGQVGDSTTIAQNLEPEYITEADGKAYVTLQENNAVAVIDLAAAEVEDIWPIGFVDHRDVPLDASDRDGAVNIANWPVQGMPLPDAIGSYQANGATYLVTANEGDARDWDAYSEEARIKDLGDPEEGLPPICEDFAQDAGMSVEELQADENLGRLNITTSLGLGDGRGCFTELYSYGSRGFSIFDVNGNEVFTSGDDFEQKLAELHERGELIFNASHDEAWFDNRSDNKGPEPEGLALGEIDGRTYAFIGLERIGGIFVYDITDPAAAEYVSYVNNRDFAVSALAEETEELNADWADGGDLGPEGLAFIPAADSPTGRDLLAVGNEVSGSTTIFEIEVEGDDGGAGAPDDGSAEGSSAGSSLGVLGALAGLAAVVGAVFAAIPNALPRLQAELQQLLRF